The Apium graveolens cultivar Ventura chromosome 6, ASM990537v1, whole genome shotgun sequence genome contains a region encoding:
- the LOC141668694 gene encoding 28 kDa ribonucleoprotein, chloroplastic-like isoform X1, with protein sequence MAALEGTFTLFSSSPSFPSTRFAYPLHQKTSSCKNFQLSTYTPAHSLKSPVLSSVKKSRKSSFELFTAVQEEIGVEEKAEDVQLYQKRKLFVYNLPWSLNVADIKNLFGECGTVIDIEIIKKNGKSRGFAFVTMSSAEEAQAVIEKFDSQELSGRVITVEFAKRLKKPSPPPPDSAPSGKARYKLYVSNLAWEVRANNLREFFAPNFKPISTRVIFNKNPSGNSAGYGFVSFATREEAETAISDLNGKELLGRPITLKFSEKPVNESADKEKISFEEQPGES encoded by the exons ATGGCGGCCCTCGAAGGAACTTTCACTCTCTTCTCCTCCTCCCCTTCATTTCCATCAACAAGATTTGCATACCCTTTACACCAAAAAACTTCATCTTGTAAAAATTTCCAACTTTCCACTTATACCCCTGCCCATTCTCTCAAAAGCCCAGTTTTGTCCTCTGtcaaaaaatcaagaaaatcaagtttTGAATTGTTCACAGCAGTTCAAGAAGAGATTGGAGTAGAAGAAAAGGCAGAGGATGTTCAATTGTATCAGAAAAGAAAGCTTTTTGTTTACAATTTGCCTTGGTCTTTAAATGTTGCTGATATCAAGAACCTGTTTGGTGAATGTGGCACTGTCATAGATATTGAG ATTATAAAGAAGAATGGGAAGAGTAGAGGGTTTGCATTTGTCACAATGTCTTCTGCAGAAGAGGCTCAGGCCGTTATCGAAAAGTTCGACTCTCAG GAATTGTCAGGTAGGGTTATCACTGTAGAATTTGCAAAGAGATTGAAAAAACCTTCCCCGCCTCCTCCTGATAGTGCCCCTTCTGGGAAAGCACGCTATAAACTCTATGTGTCCAATCTTGCATGGGAAGTGAGAGCTAACAATCTCAGAGAATTTTTTGCTCCCAATTTTAAGCCAATTTCGACCAGAGTTATTTTCAATAAAAATCCTTCAGGAAATTCTGCGGGTTATGGATTTGTCTCGTTTGCTACAAGGGAAGAAGCAGAGACTGCAATTTCCGATTTAAATGGAAAG GAATTGTTGGGCAGACCAATTACTTTGAAATTTAGTGAAAAGCCCGTAAATGAATCTGCAGATAAAGAAAAAATTAGTTTTGAGGAACAGCCTGGAGAGTCATAG
- the LOC141668694 gene encoding 28 kDa ribonucleoprotein, chloroplastic-like isoform X2: protein MAALEGTFTLFSSSPSFPSTRFAYPLHQKTSSCKNFQLSTYTPAHSLKSPVLSSVKKSRKSSFELFTAVQEEIGVEEKAEDVQLYQKRKLFVYNLPWSLNVADIKNLFGECGTVIDIEIIKKNGKSRGFAFVTMSSAEEAQAVIEKFDSQELSGRVITVEFAKRLKKPSPPPPDSAPSGKARYKLYVSNLAWEVRANNLREFFAPNFKPISTRVIFNKNPSGNSAGYGFVSFATREEAETAISDLNGKGSFSCYLSNRAK, encoded by the exons ATGGCGGCCCTCGAAGGAACTTTCACTCTCTTCTCCTCCTCCCCTTCATTTCCATCAACAAGATTTGCATACCCTTTACACCAAAAAACTTCATCTTGTAAAAATTTCCAACTTTCCACTTATACCCCTGCCCATTCTCTCAAAAGCCCAGTTTTGTCCTCTGtcaaaaaatcaagaaaatcaagtttTGAATTGTTCACAGCAGTTCAAGAAGAGATTGGAGTAGAAGAAAAGGCAGAGGATGTTCAATTGTATCAGAAAAGAAAGCTTTTTGTTTACAATTTGCCTTGGTCTTTAAATGTTGCTGATATCAAGAACCTGTTTGGTGAATGTGGCACTGTCATAGATATTGAG ATTATAAAGAAGAATGGGAAGAGTAGAGGGTTTGCATTTGTCACAATGTCTTCTGCAGAAGAGGCTCAGGCCGTTATCGAAAAGTTCGACTCTCAG GAATTGTCAGGTAGGGTTATCACTGTAGAATTTGCAAAGAGATTGAAAAAACCTTCCCCGCCTCCTCCTGATAGTGCCCCTTCTGGGAAAGCACGCTATAAACTCTATGTGTCCAATCTTGCATGGGAAGTGAGAGCTAACAATCTCAGAGAATTTTTTGCTCCCAATTTTAAGCCAATTTCGACCAGAGTTATTTTCAATAAAAATCCTTCAGGAAATTCTGCGGGTTATGGATTTGTCTCGTTTGCTACAAGGGAAGAAGCAGAGACTGCAATTTCCGATTTAAATGGAAAG GGGAGCTTTAGTTGCTATCTATCTAACCGTGCAAAGTGA